A genome region from Anopheles stephensi strain Indian chromosome 2, UCI_ANSTEP_V1.0, whole genome shotgun sequence includes the following:
- the LOC118508389 gene encoding probable G-protein coupled receptor No18 — translation MAINDSLQLTTSASVIINYTAALSTTYQELFVNLQLNEAGLGSVFDDRHRANVTIGCSRACLSWKKLVLVALFCLLIVITVVGNTLVILSVLTTRRLRTVTNCFVMSLAVADWLVGIFVMPPAVIVFVVESWQLGWILCDIWISLDVLLCTASILSLCAISVDRYLAVTRPLTYSKRRRSKRLALLMIFVVWLVALAITCPPILGWYDQDRRTLQTYECHYNQNKGYVVFSAMGSFFIPMTVMLYVYSKICCVLTSRQNRMTKTEATEKNCDIEVDNCTSDADTSPRQMASGAFGGRHALSTGHYPNGSSSNNTSHQTLYEFLSSNRTTPNAASRGTQNTTRNGSNASGMSKFSGATFELRPINTVQFSASQISLSESCASNVTTNATKIRLHGKRIPIRISSLKRETKTAQTLSMVVGGFIACWLPFFVYYLLMPFLPDDSKSDDLMEFLTWLGWINSAINPFIYAFYNVDFRVAFWRLTLRKFFKNKHNLTFYKS, via the exons ATGGCCATCAACGATTCCCTCCAACTCACCACCAGTGCGTCGGTCATCATCAACTATACGGCCGCACTGTCCACCACCTATCAGGAGCTGTTTGTCAATCTGCAGCTGAACGAGGCCGGCCTTGGGTCGGTGTTTGACGATCGGCATCGGGCCAATGTGACGATCGGATGCAGTAGGGCTTGCCTGTCCTGGAAGAAGCTCGTGCTTGTGGCACTGTTCTGCCTGCTGATAGTGATCACGGTCGTCGGGAATACGCTGGTGATCCTGTCCGTGCTGACCACGCGACGATTACGCACCGTCACGAACTGCTTCGTAATGAGTTTGGCTGTGGCCGACTGGCTAGTCGGTATCTTCGTGATGCCTCCCGCCGTCATCGTGTTCGTCGTTG AATCATGGCAACTGGGCTGGATACTATGCGACATTTGGATATCGCTCGACGTGCTGCTCTGTACGGCCTCCATCCTTAGCCTCTGTGCAATCAGCGTTGATAG ATATCTGGCCGTTACGAGACCGCTCACCTACTCGAAACGGAGACGCTCCAAGCGGTTAGCACTGTTGATGATTTTCGTCGTGTGGCTGGTAGCGCTAGCAATCACCTGTCCCCCAATTCTTGGCTG GTACGATCAGGACCGAAGGACACTACAGACCTATGAGTGCCACTACAACCAGAACAAGGGCTACGTCGTGTTCTCCGCCATGGGGTCCTTCTTCATCCCGATGACCGTGATGCTGTACGTCTACTCGAAGATATGCTGTGTGCTGACGTCTCGCCAAAACAGGATGACCAAAACGGAG GCGACCGAAAAGAATTGCGATATCGAAGTGGACAACTGTACATCGGATGCTGACACCAGCCCACGGCAAATGGCGAGCGGAGCGTTCGGTGGGCGACATGCACTTTCCACCGGTCACTACCCGAAtggtagtagcagcaacaacacatcACACCAGACGTTGTACGAATTTCTTAGCTCGAACCGTACTACACCCAATGCGGCGTCGCGTGGCACACAGAACACCACCCGGAATGGTAGCAACGCCAGTGGCATGTCCAAATTCTCCGGTGCCACATTTGAACTGCGACCCATCAACACGGTCCAGTTCAGTGCAAGCCAAATCTCGCTCTCGGAATCGTGCGCTTCGAATGTGACGACTAACGCGACCAAGATACGCCTGCACGGGAAACGCATCCCGATCCGCATCTCGTCGCTCAAGCGCGAAACGAAGACGGCCCAAACGCTCAGCATGGTGGTGGGCGGGTTCATCGCCTGCTGGCTACCATTCTTCGTGTACTACCTGCTGATGCCATTCCTGCCCGATGACTCAAAGAGTGACGACCTGATGGAGTTCTTGACCTGGCTCGGCTGGATTAACAGCGCCATCAATCCGTTCATTTACGCATTCTACAACGTTGACTTCCGGGTGGCGTTCTGGCGCCTCACGCTGCGGAAGTTCTTTAAAAATAAGCACAACCTCACCTTTTACAAATCGTAA